In Juglans regia cultivar Chandler chromosome 5, Walnut 2.0, whole genome shotgun sequence, the following are encoded in one genomic region:
- the LOC108989422 gene encoding protein NCA1 — protein sequence MTPVCPFVKAARPDEITTKKLGENTNKHQPESESKIKKDSSHSATASPKCPFGYDSQTNESKAKKDSSDAANASPKCPFGYDSKTNESKAKKDSSDSATASPKCPFGYDSQTFKLGPLSCMICQALLFESSKCVPCSHVYCKACISRFKDCPLCGADIEKIEADSTLQGMVDRFIEGHARIKRSHADADKEVVGEKKPVIYEDVSLERGAFLVQQAMRAFRAQNVESAKSRLSLCADDIREQLERMGDTPELCSQLGAVLGMLGDCCRALGDAGSAVAYFEESVEFLSKLPMDDLEITHTLSVSLNKIGDLKYYDGNLQAAQSYYYRSLNARRDAIKHHSDVPSQILDVSVSLAKVADVDRSLGNEEVAVDGFQEAITLLETLKLKSEDAGLEQRRLSVLEFLKKQVADKQLETTL from the exons ATGACACCTGTTTGCCCTTTTGTCAAAGCTGCTCGTCCCGACGAGATCACTACGAAAAAGCTGGgagaaaatacaaataaacatcAGCCTGAGAGTGAGAGCAAGATAAAGAAGGATTCCAGTCACTCTGCCACTGCTTCTCCAAAGTGCCCCTTTGGATATGATTCTCAAACGAATGAAAGCAAGGCAAAGAAGGATTCTAGTGACGCTGCCAATGCTTCTCCAAAGTGCCCCTTTGGATATGATTCTAAAACGAATGAAAGCAAGGCTAAGAAGGATTCCAGTGACTCTGCCACTGCTTCTCCAAAGTGCCCATTTGGATATGATTCCCAAACGTTTAAGCTAGGCCCCCTCAGTTGTATGATTTGCCAAGCACTTCTTTTTGAAAGTAGCAAGTGTGTGCCTTGTTCACATGTTTATTGCAA AGCATGTATATCACGCTTCAAGGACTGTCCACTGTGTGGAGCTgatattgagaaaatagaagCGGATTCAACTCTTCAGGGTATGGTTGACCGATTCATTGAAGGTCATGCCAGGATCAAAAGGTCTCATGCTGATGCAGACAAAGAAGTAGTGGGTGAGAAAAAACCAGTCATATATGAAGACGTGTCTTTGGAGAGAGGGGCTTTCTTGGTGCAACAGGCCATGAGG GCATTTCGAGCCCAGAATGTAGAAAGTGCCAAATCAAGACTCAGTCTGTGTGCAGATGACATCCGAGAACAGTTAGAAAGAATGGGCGACACACCAGAGCTCTGTTCACAGCTTGGAGCAGTTCTGGGTATGCTTGGTGACTGCTG TCGAGCACTGGGAGATGCTGGTTCTGCAGTGGCTTATTTTGAAGAGAGTGTtgaatttctttcaaaattgcCAATGGATGATCTGGAG ATTACGCATACACTTTCTGTTTCACTTAATAAAATTGGagatctgaaatattatgatggAAACCTACAAGCTGCACAGTCTTACTATTACCGGTCTTTAAATGCCCGTCGTGATGCCATCAAGCATCATTCAGACGTTCCATCCCAG ATTCTAGATGTTTCTGTTTCTCTTGCAAAAGTTGCAGATGTGGATAGGAGTCTAGGGAATGAGGAGGTGGCGGTTGATGGATTTCAAGAAGCCATAACATTGTTGGAAACTTTGAAATTGAAATCTGAAGATGCTGGTCTTGAGCAACGG CGCCTGTCAGTGCTTGAGTTCCTTAAAAAGCAAGTTGCAGATAAACAACTTGAGACAACTCTCTGA